The following proteins are co-located in the Phaeodactylum tricornutum CCAP 1055/1 chromosome 2, whole genome shotgun sequence genome:
- a CDS encoding predicted protein, whose translation MIRQHLPTGTTSLPRTGGLSVEPPRYRHSMAADEEDRAVGPLRDVDVVNLSQTSQAEQHLKDAVDLLPSEESASYRKALLRCNDVVATETNPNLFLESEGFDAWAAAKRLAKYWTCREQYFGSNRAFLPLLNLALPPKQRALSCADIAQLQLGALAKLPTDKYGRTVLLVDRSRLDGTRSDADSDRWLRVIFYWLSKVMHQKNVQKNGFVVLKIMRGQNLDRQRLLQTQVMVRDCMPCRVTGLHLCCVPPPGGRKTFADTIAPILWQYIVHVLRRKANVHVAESETHMLTLLQDYGLLKESLPKSLGGSWSYAKFDTLVNKLLCGNADRRNTEGDSSGIDFGSLKPSAMRSGAGHSNPLSPSIRIQNRKSLKRKIDAVFAGVPARQQHKKRMAG comes from the coding sequence ATGATTCGACAACACCTGCCTACTGGCACAACCTCTTTACCCCGAACTGGTGGGTTGTCAGTAGAGCCTCCTCGGTACAGACACAGCATGGCggcagacgaagaagacaGAGCCGTCGGGCCGCTTCGGGACGTCGACGTAGTCAATTTGTCGCAGACCTCGCAGGCGGAGCAACACTTGAAGGACGCTGTAGACCTTTTGCCGTCGGAGGAAAGTGCATCGTATCGGAAAGCGCTGCTACGATGTAACGATGTTGTAGCCACCGAAACTAATCCGAATCTCTTTCTGGAGTCTGAAGGCTTCGATGCTTGGGCGGCGGCCAAGCGGCTCGCCAAGTACTGGACGTGTCGAGAGCAATATTTCGGAAGCAATCGTGCGTTCTTGCCTCTTTTGAATCTAGCGTTACCGCCGAAACAGCGTGCGCTCTCTTGCGCAGACATTGCGCAACTTCAGTTGGGTGCTCTGGCGAAACTTCCCACCGACAAATACGGGCGTACTGTGCTGCTGGTGGATCGGAGCCGCTTGGACGGAACCAGGTCGGATGCAGACTCCGATCGCTGGTTGCGAGTGATTTTTTATTGGTTGAGCAAAGTGATGCATCAGAAAAACGTACAAAAGAATGGGTTTGTCGTCCTCAAGATAATGCGAGGTCAAAACTTGGATCGCCAACGCCTCCTGCAAACGCAAGTCATGGTAAGAGATTGCATGCCGTGCAGAGTTACAGGGCTACATCTTTGTTGTGTGCCTCCACCGGGTGGTCGCAAAACTTTTGCCGATACCATTGCTCCTATTCTCTGGCAATACATTGTTCATGTACTGCGACGAAAAGCAAATGTACACGTGGCGGAAAGCGAGACTCACATGTTGACACTGTTGCAAGACTACGGCCTATTAAAGGAATCGCTGCCCAAATCGCTCGGTGGAAGTTGGAGCTATGCTAAATTTGACACTCTGGTAAATAAGCTACTCTGTGGAAACGCTGACAGGAGGAATACGGAAGGAGACTCGTCCGGCATTGACTTTGGATCTTTGAAACCGTCGGCGATGAGGTCTGGGGCAGGACACTCGAATCCTCTTTCCCCTTCTATCCGCATTCAAAACCGCAAGAGCCTAAAGCGGAAAATTGATGCTGTTTTTGCCGGAGTTCCtgctcgacaacaacacaaaaagCGGATGGCTGGATGA
- a CDS encoding predicted protein, whose product MDQFNMDEAETRTDEGGSSTHDVRATSPYQQAQHPINQAMELLSPDEKSSYIQAMERCPEIVATETDPQLFLSFESMRADVAARRLAMYWTYRERFFGTKRAFRPLVDLSIPPSRRALSFADVEELQHGALAKVPPDRHGRPILLVDRYRLRNADYEPDPNRWVRITFFWLTKMMHQPDVQRNGMVVVKIMRGQNLDRKRMVTSQMLMRDAMACRVNSIHLCCLPPKGGCKTFADTLVPIMFNFSQRLLGTKANIHVASSSESMLTQLEPHGFRKASVPTTLGGKWSYTKFDTLVTRLLSESFLMARNLPTDLKQSPLINDQHERLLMERVQRRKSGKRKIDATFISRDCWAKEQKFVKQPFAALASFYIHNKLSY is encoded by the coding sequence ATGGATCAGTTCAACATGGACGAAGCAGAAACCCGAACGGACGAGGGTGGCTCTTCCACCCACGACGTACGCGCCACGTCTCCTTATCAGCAAGCGCAACATCCAATTAACCAAGCCATGGAATTGCTTTCTCCGGACGAAAAGTCATCATACATTCAAGCCATGGAGCGCTGTCCGGAGATTGTGGCCACCGAAACGGATCCGCAGCTCTTTTTATCGTTCGAAAGTATGCGAGCGGATGTGGCGGCCAGACGCCTCGCTATGTACTGGACGTACCGTGAGCGCTTCTTTGGAACCAAACGGGCCTTCCGGCCACTCGTTGATTTATCTATTCCACCTAGCCGCCGGGCGCTTTCGTTTGCCGATGTTGAAGAACTTCAACATGGTGCATTGGCCAAGGTACCCCCGGACCGCCACGGCCGTCCAATTCTGCTCGTAGATCGCTACCGCTTACGCAACGCGGACTACGAACCCGACCCTAACCGGTGGGTCCGAATTACCTTTTTTTGGTTGACCAAGATGATGCATCAACCTGACGTCCAGCGAAACGGCATGGTCGTTGTCAAGATTATGCGGGGTCAAAATTTGGACCGGAAACGAATGGTCACTTCCCAAATGCTCATGCGAGACGCCATGGCATGCCGTGTAAACAGTATCCATTTGTGTTGTTTACCCCCTAAGGGTGGGTGCAAGACGTTTGCCGACACCCTTGTCCCAATCATGTTCAATTTCAGTCAGCGACTTCTGGGAACCAAGGCGAACATTCACGTTGCGAGTAGTAGCGAGAGCATGTTGACTCAACTAGAGCCGCACGGGTTCCGCAAAGCTTCCGTTCCTACAACACTTGGTGGCAAGTGGTCGTATACCAAGTTTGATACCTTGGTGACACGTCTCCTTTCGGAGAGCTTTTTAATGGCGAGGAACTTGCCAACTGATTTGAAGCAGAGCCCTTTGATTAATGATCAACACGAAAGATTGTTAATGGAAAGGGTACAGCGCCGCAAATCTGGGAAACGAAAGATTGATGCGACTTTCATTAGTCGTGATTGCTGGGCAAAGGAACAAAAATTTGTTAAACAGCCTTTTGCCGCACTGGCATCATTCTACATCCACAATAAATTGTCTTATTAA
- a CDS encoding predicted protein has protein sequence PTVWTEFSRLAQEHPGVVNLGQGFPDWLPPKFAIDSLVEAALDSAQSPHQYTRPAGHPNLVRKLATRYGKHMRRDVDPFTEVAVTVGASQALYLSLQTIIQPGDEVILFEPFFDLYVSQVKLAGGTPVFVPLTFVPYEDDTETVVTGGDWVLEADKLKQAVTTRTKAILLNSPHNPTGKIFTRDEMEMVAEALELANPDCVVLSDEVYKYIVHSPPKERASEESLFCRGHVHFASLPGMWDRTITISSAGKTFSATGWQVGWCVGPNHLIARIHQLLPYVQFCASTVIQEALARSLTRADEPYEGRASYYDFLRHTYTRKRDLLASALIDAGFAVPDYDRTAGGGFFILARIGPKILSSLPESRINVPNDAAPNGEARQDWALCQWMAEQDSGVLCIPSSPFFSSLRVAEGVSDEFVRVAFCKTDDTIDAA, from the coding sequence CCAACGGTTTGGACAGAGTTCTCCAGACTAGCGCAGGAGCATCCTGGCGTAGTGAATCTCGGACAGGGATTTCCCGATTGGTTACCTCCGAAATTTGCCATCGATAGCCTTGTAGAAGCCGCTCTTGATTCGGCACAATCGCCTCATCAATATACGCGTCCCGCTGGACATCCCAATCTTGTCAGAAAACTCGCCACACGATACGGAAAACACATGCGACGGGATGTGGACCCCTTCACCGAGGTGGCCGTGACGGTTGGTGCTTCGCAGGCTTTGTACCTAAGTTTGCAGACTATAATCCAACCGGGCGATGAAGTTATTCTTTTCGAGCCCTTTTTTGACTTGTACGTATCGCAAGTCAAACTCGCTGGAGGAACTCCCGTCTTTGTTCCGTTGACCTTTGTACCGTACGAGGACGATACAGAAACTGTTGTTACAGGCGGTGATTGGGTTTTGGAAGCCGACAAGCTGAAGCAAGCGGTCACCACACGTACCAAAGCAATTTTGTTAAATTCGCCTCACAATCCTACGGGGAAAATCTTTACCCGTGACGAAATGGAAATGGTCGCCGAGGCATTGGAACTGGCCAATCCAGACTGTGTCGTGCTGTCCGACGAAGTCTACAAGTATATTGTCCATTCACCGCCCAAGGAACGCGCATCAGAAGAATCGCTTTTTTGTCGTGGACATGTACACTTTGCCTCGTTGCCTGGGATGTGGGATCGGACCATTACTATTTCCTCTGCCGGAAAGACCTTCTCGGCAACAGGGTGGCAAGTCGGCTGGTGCGTTGGACCGAATCACTTGATTGCTCGTATACACCAACTTCTCCCGTACGTGCAGTTTTGCGCGTCCACAGTCATTCAAGAAGCTCTGGCTAGATCCTTAACGCGGGCTGACGAACCCTATGAAGGTCGCGCTTCGTACTATGATTTTTTGCGGCATACGTACACGCGGAAACGAGACTTGCTGGCGTCGGCCCTTATCGACGCTGGCTTTGCAGTACCCGACTACGACCGCACCGCGGGCGGTGGCTTTTTCATTCTTGCCCGCATCGGTCCAAAGATTCTCTCATCCCTTCCAGAAAGTCGCATCAACGTTCCAAACGACGCTGCCCCTAACGGCGAGGCACGCCAGGATTGGGCACTGTGTCAGTGGATGGCAGAGCAGGATTCAGGAGTCTTGTGTATCCCTTCAAGTCCGTTTTTTTCGTCACTTCGTGTCGCGGAGGGAGTCTCAGACGAATTCGTTCGTGTGGCCTTTTGCAAGACCGACGATACTATTGACGCAGCT